ACATCcgcttttttattttcggtattatttttttcttgatcaaCTCTGTTAggattgatttttttttaattttttttgatacCATCCGACCGTTGACGAGCTTTTTGTCTCGTTACTACTTTTAAAAAACTTAATCTCGCACTGTCTGTTAGCGACTCGGTCTGTTTTGTGTGAGTGTGTGTGTGTTTATTAACTGTAGTGGTAAAAAGTCAATTTTCAGTTTTGTTAACCCGTCGCCACTACTCCTGTCGGTTACGCTACATTGATCTTGCAACGGAAACCGTTTGTTGTTTATAAATCTGGTTCCTTCCGTTTGTgtggtttatttttattgttttttttttattttactTTCATTGTCGTAGTTGTTAAACGGTAGGTATTATATTGTGGGTGAGGTTCTGTGAGGTGAATGAGGTATTGTAAAGTAGACGAAGTATTGGTGGGGTATCAGATTGATATTAGTCCAGTGGACCTGTTATATTAGAACTGATAGAAGACTGGTACTGTTGACCTCGTCTCGGATTTGGTTCTGTGTTAgtggtttggtttggtctggtttggttggttttggTGACTTGAATGTTGATGACTGTGTCTAATAGTGTATAGTGTACGTGATCGCACTGTTACATACAGTTGTTTCACTGGAGCTGGTTCTGGATGTGGTTTTGATTGTGGTTGGTGGTGTATGGTGTATTGTAATTTTAGTTGTAGTTGTGTTGTTTATTCTTTCTGGCCGAACTAACAGTTTCTCAGTCATTGATTACTCTACCTAGCATTTTTCCACATCGTCTGTGTTGTCTACGTCTATTTAAGTCTACGTCTCTACGTTATTACTGCATTACACTATCGACTCTATCGATCTTACGACGAGTTTAAAAACGACTTTTTGACGAGTTTACTTTGACTTTATTACAACGAATCTGgacttctactactacaCTGATCGATACGTGCAGTATTACCCTAGTCAAAACTGTCGTTTCTACTCAGTCACAAATCGACATTGACACTGCAACCAACTATCGATTTTGACTACTGACTCTGTCACCAGTTTTCAATCAGTCTCTGTGTCTATTTCATTTCGACCATTTCAACCATTTCAGTTCAACACCTTCTCGGTCtaaacctttttttttctagcCCCTCGCTCTCACGTCTTGCAGCACCTGCCCAGACTTGACCTGACCCTCACCCCCCTGTTACATACTACACGCGTAACCGGCTTACCCACGGTCTGGTACGGCTGCACGGCTTTTATCCTGTTTCAACACCTCCCGCTATTAAAAGCAAGGTACAGGTACAAAGGTTCAGAATAAAACGCAACTTTTAAACCTTACTTAAGTCCGACAGTTTTTAGTCAGGAACGGACTGGttgaggaaaaaaaaaatcaccaccgacatttttattatttctaaAATAATCGTCCTTGGTCCGTGAAACCCAGAATAAAGGGCCACACAATTCAAGAAATTAaaaattcaattttttttttctgttggGTGTTCTCTTTTGTTAATCGGTTTCGTGGccaatattttttattaggCGTTTAATTTTTGgggtaatttttttttcttgtctggtgtttatttttttattaatattgtTTGATTGCTTGCTGTCTTGAAACGGTTTATAATATTTGCCCTGATATTggctggttttttttttttttagttggTTCGGTTCCAGTTTCAGATTATTGGGTTCGGTTCGTTTTTTTGTGTGTGTCAATCAAGTCTttaagaaaaagaagacatAAACTCATTGATTCGCATTGTGTGTTTTAAGTGGCTCTATTATTGAACTTAGAGACTTCACTACTGGTTTCACTTGGTTTCACCCGGTActtgtttatttgtatcGTTCGTTTTGACTAGTTCGCCAGTTTGTTTGCCTAGTACGATCGCTAACCCGTTCGCGGTAACCATACACTAATCATTTAATAAGCATTCAATAATCGTCAACACACCAATGATGCAAACAGAAAACCTCATTTCAGTTCCTCCCGGAACTCCCCCTGCtaaaaaagtcaaaacAAAGTATCCGAAAATATTCCAATGTACTGGTTATGGGGACTGTCGAATGACGTTTACCCGGTCAGAACACCTGGCCAGGCATATTCGTAAACACACTGGTGAACGTCCTTTTAGCTGTCACTGTAGTCGGTCGTTTTCCCGACTGGATAATCTTCGTCAACACATTCAAACTGTTCATGCTAATGAACAGCATATAATGCATTCCACTCCTGGTGTTCACCAGcaaccacctcctccattTTCATCACATCCTCAACCGCCACAGccacaacaaccacaaccacaaccacaacaccagcatcatAATCACAATCATAATATTTACAACAAACCTTTACCTCAACCTATGATGAACAATGGAGGTCCATTAGGCGGTCCTGGTCCTGAACCCACTATTAAACCCGATCCACATGCTATGATGGTGGATTCTCCACCTCCTGAATCTCCATCATTCCGTGCCAAGAATAGACCCAGTCCCATAAACTTGAATGACGCTCATAACCACAACAACGGCCATATGAACGGCACTTCGCCAACTTCTCCTATGTTCCAACGAGGCGGTCAACCTGGTCAAGGCCAAATGTATTATAACGGTGCACCTGGTCAACCTCCTTATTCACATGGTTCTAATACACCTAGTGCCTCTATGGAACCAACCACTCCCACTACTCCATATCAAGGTTATCAACctcaacatcaacaccaacatcaacaacaacaacagcagcaacagcaacaacagcaacaacattaTGCTCCTAATGTCCAGCAGAACGGATCCAGTTCGTACCAATATGCCAGTTCTAATAATTCCAACTATGATGGAAACGGTGGTAACGGTGGTAGGCTAAGGTCGTACCGATCAATTGCCCAATTGTCCTCGACATCAACATCCAATTCGACTATTTCAAGACAACCTTCGATATCCAGTTTTTCGTCTCCAATGTATGCACAAGCATCCAATACCTCGTCATGGTTATCCAACGTTTTATGTGATCCTCAAGATCCTAACTCGTATCCTCCATCGGGTCATCATCATGAAGAAGAGCGACCACATACCTGGGGTCCTTCATCGAATCATAACAGATTTTCGTCTGCTACTGACGATGGAGACATGTCTGATCGTAACTCGTTATCACAGTTAGTCCGGATTACTGAAGATGCACACATCTCCAGTCCACCTCCTACCAGTGGAAGATCCAGTATCCATTCGATTCCTGAAAACGGGCAACTTCCATCGCTGTCCACAATATTCAGCAATAACCAGCAACCTCCTATAAGACAATCGTCAGTGTCGGCCTCGCCATCTTCGGTggcctcgtcatcttcatttgtTACCACATCAGGCTTTGCGGACTCCAACCGTCCTCAGTTATCTGCCAACAGATCATACACCAAGAACCTGATCCTGCCACGACCCGAGTCATACCCACCGCCAAAGGGATACGTAATGACCCTGCCAATGGCCGACACAAGACCCCCTACACTTCCTCCTGCTGGTTCAGAAGGAACCTCTGCATCCTCGTCGTCCAACCCCAGACCCAATGGGTCCATTACACGGTTCAACTCGAGTCTCACCAAACCACTTCCCCCACTGCCCATGgaagctcaacaacagcaacccCAATCACAGCCGCAATCCAATccctcgtcgtcagctTCTCCCGACGGCATGGATGTCCTGCTacaagctgctggtgtatAATATTGTTTATACTTCACAGTGGGCCTGGCTGGGGTTTCCAACTCCAACTCCAATTCTAACTCCATAACGACTGATGAGATTCTCTGGACAAAATAATGTATATTTATCATTCTccctatttttttttctatattTCAATAATGACTAGATGACTGTACTGTTCCTGGAACTCCTTCTgggggttctgcctccggcggctggggctctgccccagaccccgtggctcgagcttcgctcgagaACGTGTTTGAGCTGGTTTTGCGAGAACCTAGTGAACCCTCTTCATGTTCACGTCATCGGAAATATCACACCCTGTGGCCCCCCGAagccgactcgagcgaagcgagaggagtaacggggtctggggcggagccccagccgccggaggcaacatGCCGGCGACCGATGGTGACGCCAAGTTAGCGATCTCATTCATTGCGTCATAGGGCGGCCCGTCTGTTTGAGGGTGGGTGTCGTCTGCTAAGGTTCCTGCATTGTATCTGAATGGGGACTGGCACCTCGACGCCTTGACATTTCTTCCTGATAAGGTATACAGAGTTTGTAAAATAGGCTTTAGTTAAACTCTGATACATACACAGAGTCCAGGGTCTTGTGCGAAACCTAAAATGCTGACTAAATAGGTTCCGCACTGGGTTCCGCTGCCAGTGCTTGTCTTAAATTAGAATATAAACTATTCGGCTCCAGCGGTCCCGATCGTGGCAAGCGATCTCTGGTTACCACCGGCCGAACTTGATATTAATAGTAAAAATAGGGTTCTGTTCGTTGAGGGCGGATGTTGCCTCCGGGGTCTGGGgggagccccagaccccgtttgttcctgcttcgcaggagttggcttGGACCGTTGAGTCAGACGGTTGACGTGGGTTTGAGGATGGCTGGTTGTGGAGGTTAATTTTCGTGACAGATGTCATGTTTTGTTACTCGTATTAATTGTGTTAGTTCAACGAAGTCAGATGACTAGATCTCCATATATCGCTGCCCCTGCAGCGCTCCAGTTTCTGGTCCTTCAGCTTGGATATTATTCTTCAACTATCCTCTAGCTAACAGGACCAGACACTGGTAGCATTGACGACTGTACCTTTCGGGAACTATACCATTGTTATGGAAGAACCTACCCTACAGAATATccaagctttttttttagttaGTATTTCACATTGCAAATTATATTTCATCTATAATGTAGTTAaatttctgttttattttatcaTGGGCATTATCATTAATCCAAGCTTATGAGTATAATGTAAAAGCTCTTAATGCAGCAATAAGTTGTTTAAATTCAATAAATCATACACTTTACTATGCCATATCTGCAGAAGTAGGAACATTTGTAATAGTTAATTCAACAGAATATCCATTTCAAGAAAATGTATATCgacaaatatatattagatTGTGAAGTAGGTCATCTATATTTAGCTTCGTCGAATTGGAACTCCACACACCCCATGAAACATCTTCCTGGGGTGGCTGGGTTAGCAATCCGCAATTGTCGTTCAATGTGTCTTACGAATGCTTCACAACCGACGAGAGCAGACAGCCATGTCAGCATTCGATTGAGGAAAGAAACTAGCTATTTATAAATGGTAACCTCGTTAATGTCGTGAATACTATCCAAGGATGCTGAGAGTATCTATACACGATTGTCTCTTgtgaagcagcaggagtgGATATTTAGAAGCAAACTCCAAGCCTCTCGGTCAGTTTGTTCTCGAGATTATCTTTTGTACAACGGGAGTTCTGACAATTGAAAATCTTGGGATAAAGAACTCTAGATCTTCTGTCGCTTGATTCAGTCATTCAAATGTTACATTCAAAAGActctctcctgcgaagcaggaactatggggtctggggcagagccccagctgccggaaGCATGGACCTCCCCGCAAGGCTAgagaaatctcctgcgaagcaggagccacggggtctggggcagagccccagccgccggaggcagtccgagTCCCAAGAATAGGTAGATAGCATATTATTTCTGTATGTGGAGATTATAAAACACCAATTGAATCTGTGAGCAGTTCGGGGATTGATTCGTTTTCGGAGCGGGCAGCGATTTTTAGGGTGACGCCATTGGCAGAGCGGTAGACCATTTGAATGAGGGCGATGACTTTTTCGCCAGTGATGCACTTGCCGAACAGCTTGAGGGTGTGAGTAGACTCGGAAGTAGGCGAGTCGGAACCGTCTAGGGCCATCATGTTCAGGTGTGACACAAGCGTGGCAGTGGCATCCgcaatgctgctgctgccaggCAGTTGATAGGCACCAGTGGACTCGAAAGATGCAAGTTCGTCCCATTGGTGTTGGAAGTTGCCAATGTAAGAGGGGGTGACATAGTCGCCAGCGAGGATCTCGAGATTCTCAAGTGAGTAGTCGTCATCGAAACCCCCGTCTTGGGGCTCGTTGGTATCGGGATCAATCTCCTTGGAAACGAATTTCAGGTTGTTATAACAGGTACCAGTCACCAGGTCGGCGCTGTCACGTGCAAACGAAACGTAGATGGTTCCCGTGGAGTCGGGCACCAACCGGTCGATGGGAATGATAAACTCTTCTTCGAGTTCACCTTGAACCTCGGCAATGACGTTTTCCAGAACGTATTCGTTGAAAGTGTTGGTGACGTCGTATTGGATGACGAGATGCTCTTTGAACATATGCTTGACTGCTGTAACAACGTACTCGGTCTCGGATTCAGTAAGAGGAATCTTGCTCGACGACTTGAAAATGGGTCCGTACGACTGGAATTCGGGAATAGCTTGTAATTCTTGTGCGTACTTGGCATTGTCAATAGACTTCTGTAAATCAGCAGATTCATTCTTACCCGCTCcattagcaccagaagcacccTTGGCATTGCTGCCAGCgttggcagcagctccttCTCGAGACGATTTCGACTTGacttgctcttcttcttgagccTTGAGGTTCTTAAGAGTTTGAGCTCTAACTTGTTCCTCAGTCAGACGAGGAACACTGGAAATATCCAGAGGAGTAGCAAACTGCTCTttaccaccagaaacataAGTGGCAAGCACATGTTCCAGCTGTGGTAACGAGTACTTGGCAGTAGGACGCAGAAACTCTTTGGCAACCGACTGGTCTTGCAATCCTAATAAACGAAGACTCAAAGTAGCTCTATCTCTGACCTCGTCAGTTGGGTCATCCAGCGATCGGGTCAGTAGGACCTTGATGCTGTCTTTGATTTGGGCATTGTCAACCAATGCAAACTGTGCAAGGGCAGTAATGGCAGCTGCTCGAATCAACGAGTTTTCCAGCACCACTCGGTTGTAGATATAACGAACATAGATAGTAGGGTTGCCAGTCTTGGGTCCCTCGACACCTAATAAATGGAGAATGCGCACCGTCAGTTCGGTGAACTCACAATCTTCAATGAATTCACACAAGTGGCCTAATGCAGTGTCTCTGCTGTCGGGAATAAATCTAATCATGTCAAAAAGAGCCTCGACAACTGCCGTTTTAAACGTAATACCACCCTCGTCTCGTAATGTACCAGCCAAAAACGTCAACATACTGCCGTGCTTGGCAGGGAATTTCAGGGCCAAACTGCGAATAGCGTCCACTACAATAACCTTAAACTCGTCACTGATATCGTTCATGAATCCGGAAATCTGCGACATCAGTCGGTCAACACTGGCTTCAGTACCTGTCTTGAGTAAAGTGGTAATAGCATAAGTCGCAATTGATCTGCTGGGGTCGTTAATCAACGACTCGATCTCGATATTACAAGCAACAACCGATTGAGGCTTGATCATGGCAAATCTGTTCAAAATACGGATAGCCGCGAATCGTGATACGGTACGAGGCGAGCCAAGGAATGCTTGAAGTACACTAATGGCAGCATGGGCCTCGACTTCACTGACATTTGGAAGTGCCAAAATGGTCTTGGCAGCCTCCAAATTGACAATATCCGACTTGTGACGTAGCCAGCCCTCTAAATAGCCATACAATTGAGGACGGAGAGTGTTGGATTGGTCCTCGTCTATGATCTTGGCAATGTATCGAATCAGCATAACAATGGCATTGGCGTTACGAAGAGCACTTCCAGTGCCAGAAAATTGTTgaatcattttcattaaaGCCATTCTATCATGAGCTCGCAAATGATACAGAAGACCCAGAGCATGGTATTGGGTCATGGTCGAGATGCCTGGGCTGTAGTTGGAACCACTGCTGGAATCAAGACTACTGCCATGGACCGAGCTGGGGAACGACTTTTGAGTAATAACAGCCTCCTGAGTCTCATTGGCCCATCTTCTGACAATATCTTTAGCAATTGGCAGCAAATGATATGAACTGATGAGAGCAGCACTGGAAATGGCTGCATGACGGTCGACAATGGCTGTCTTCATAAGACGTTCAATGCCCTGAACAATTGAAGCATCGATGATTCGCACCAAAGCACGAATAGCATTGGGTTTATAAATCATATCATTAGCAGCCTGAACATCTTTCATGATGGAACTGGTGACCATGATCACATCATTGGCAGTGGCCGATAGTTCCTTGATAGCCAAATACACCATCTGACGAAGAGCCACATCGCGATGCTGGAATAACTTGGTAATACTGAAAAATAAGGTGGTGGCCTCTTCAGGAGGGAACGAGTCGCCTGTTGATAGCAAATGAATCAGTTTCGCCAGCAGAATTCGACACTTCTTGGACTGGATAGGCGATGTGTTGAACCCCGAGATACAGTCCTGGAATACCGTCATCTTGTCGAGATTGCCCGACTCAATGTCGTCGTTCTTCTTATACGTGAGCGCCGACATCTTGATCGTATCAGTTACCACGCTGAATGCTCGACGGGCCACTAAATTGtgtactttttttttctatgtCACCGCCAACTGGCTTGTTTTCACGTCGCTCTCTCTGTCCGTTTTCCTGCCCTCAACACGCTTCGCGAGATGATTTCGTGGCCCCTTCAGCCGCGCCGAAACCACCCCTGTGCGGCTGGTGAGCGCCGCTGGCGGTGggccatgcctccggcggctggggctgcgccccagaccccgcggctcctctcgcttcgctcgagtcgggcatgGGGATGGGTGGAAGGGAGGGGGTGCGGTGGGGGTGTGGAGCGGGCGTGGAGGGAGGGGTGGGATGCGcgggtttgggggtggcTGGTGGTGTGAGGAGGGTGCGGGTGCAGGGCCTGGGATGGTGCAGTGCAGCTGGCAACAGCGTATTTGACGTACGTGTCAAGCCCCTCACCTGACACCAGCCTCCAATTCGTCGCCAAACTCAACTTCCTCATCACACAATCACCTCTGTCCTCCCTCGTAACACCCCCAGCTCCCACCCCCACGATCTCATCCACCCTCAGCGGCCCCCACCCccaacgcccgactcgagcgcagcgagaggagccgcggggtctggggctgcgccccagccgccggaggcagcacccaacCCCAGCCCAGACCACCTAACCAGTCGCAGGACGTGAGATACGGGTCACGAGGCTGGTTGGGTAAGGCGGGCCGGACACCCAATTGCATGATTGTTGCATGATAGGCGCGCAATCTAGCTTTTTCCCAAGCCCTACCCTACCACCTCCGCTGCTAAATGGTCCCAATCACTGATTAATCTTCCGGGGATCCTGACCCTGCTGTGCTTGTGCTTCTTCCCTGCTTCTTGACTTGTTTCTCCATCATCCAGCTCTTCTTTGTCAAATTTGCCAGTATATCACCACAGAAACCGGTTTGACGAACTCTTTCTTCCAGCGACAAACTTCTTCAGCTCTCGATTATTTCATATCTCAGTTTCATCTCGACTCTACTTCCGTCTGAAAATCTGCTTCAAATTTACTTTGCAAGTTTTGATCTTTAGTCTCTCACATATTTTGCTCTTAAGACATAGTTAGATCGTTTAGCCCCGTTGATTTCAGCTTCTGGCTAGACTCTATCCAGCTATCGactttttgaactttttgacttttttgcactttttgtttatatagcTTTGTTAAAGAAgatatcttctttttcgaAGTTTTAtatctttttttcactCGACTTTCGGCAattttttcagttgctCCAGTTACagtacaacaacaacttaTAGTTCGATATCATACTTATCAGTCTTGCTACTGAATTTATCGACTTATTaacatcatcaacttcGGACCGAGTCAGCTCTGCTCAGCtaacaacagca
This is a stretch of genomic DNA from Sugiyamaella lignohabitans strain CBS 10342 chromosome C, complete sequence. It encodes these proteins:
- the USV1 gene encoding Usv1p (Putative transcription factor containing a C2H2 zinc finger; mutation affects transcriptional regulation of genes involved in growth on non-fermentable carbon sources, response to salt stress and cell wall biosynthesis; USV1 has a paralog, RGM1, that arose from the whole genome duplication; GO_component: GO:0005634 - nucleus [Evidence IEA,IEA]; GO_component: GO:0005634 - nucleus [Evidence IDA] [PMID 18667581]; GO_function: GO:0003677 - DNA binding [Evidence IEA]; GO_function: GO:0046872 - metal ion binding [Evidence IEA,IEA]; GO_function: GO:0003676 - nucleic acid binding [Evidence IEA]; GO_function: GO:0043565 - sequence-specific DNA binding [Evidence IDA] [PMID 19111667]; GO_function: GO:0043565 - sequence-specific DNA binding [Evidence IDA] [PMID 19158363]; GO_process: GO:0000436 - carbon catabolite activation of transcription from RNA polymerase II promoter [Evidence IMP] [PMID 18667581]; GO_process: GO:0061416 - regulation of transcription from RNA polymerase II promoter in response to salt stress [Evidence IMP] [PMID 18667581]; GO_process: GO:0006355 - regulation of transcription, DNA-templated [Evidence IEA]; GO_process: GO:0006351 - transcription, DNA-templated [Evidence IEA]), with protein sequence MMQTENLISVPPGTPPAKKVKTKYPKIFQCTGYGDCRMTFTRSEHLARHIRKHTGERPFSCHCSRSFSRLDNLRQHIQTVHANEQHIMHSTPGVHQQPPPPFSSHPQPPQPQQPQPQPQHQHHNHNHNIYNKPLPQPMMNNGGPLGGPGPEPTIKPDPHAMMVDSPPPESPSFRAKNRPSPINLNDAHNHNNGHMNGTSPTSPMFQRGGQPGQGQMYYNGAPGQPPYSHGSNTPSASMEPTTPTTPYQGYQPQHQHQHQQQQQQQQQQQQQHYAPNVQQNGSSSYQYASSNNSNYDGNGGNGGRLRSYRSIAQLSSTSTSNSTISRQPSISSFSSPMYAQASNTSSWLSNVLCDPQDPNSYPPSGHHHEEERPHTWGPSSNHNRFSSATDDGDMSDRNSLSQLVRITEDAHISSPPPTSGRSSIHSIPENGQLPSLSTIFSNNQQPPIRQSSVSASPSSVASSSSFVTTSGFADSNRPQLSANRSYTKNLILPRPESYPPPKGYVMTLPMADTRPPTLPPAGSEGTSASSSSNPRPNGSITRFNSSLTKPLPPLPMEAQQQQPQSQPQSNPSSSASPDGMDVLLQAAGV
- the SEC21 gene encoding Sec21p (Gamma subunit of coatomer; coatomer is a heptameric protein complex that together with Arf1p forms the COPI coat; involved in ER to Golgi transport of selective cargo; GO_component: GO:0030126 - COPI vesicle coat [Evidence IEA]; GO_component: GO:0030126 - COPI vesicle coat [Evidence IDA] [PMID 1461285]; GO_component: GO:0030663 - COPI-coated vesicle membrane [Evidence IEA]; GO_component: GO:0005794 - Golgi apparatus [Evidence IEA]; GO_component: GO:0000139 - Golgi membrane [Evidence IEA]; GO_component: GO:0005737 - cytoplasm [Evidence IEA,IEA]; GO_component: GO:0031410 - cytoplasmic vesicle [Evidence IEA]; GO_component: GO:0005768 - endosome [Evidence IEA,IEA]; GO_component: GO:0005768 - endosome [Evidence IDA] [PMID 17101773]; GO_component: GO:0016020 - membrane [Evidence IEA]; GO_component: GO:0030117 - membrane coat [Evidence IEA]; GO_function: GO:0003674 - molecular_function [Evidence ND]; GO_function: GO:0005198 - structural molecule activity [Evidence IEA]; GO_process: GO:0006888 - ER to Golgi vesicle-mediated transport [Evidence IMP] [PMID 1461285]; GO_process: GO:0006886 - intracellular protein transport [Evidence IEA]; GO_process: GO:0015031 - protein transport [Evidence IEA]; GO_process: GO:0006890 - retrograde vesicle-mediated transport, Golgi to ER [Evidence IMP] [PMID 8001155]; GO_process: GO:0006810 - transport [Evidence IEA]; GO_process: GO:0016192 - vesicle-mediated transport [Evidence IEA,IEA]); protein product: MSALTYKKNDDIESGNLDKMTVFQDCISGFNTSPIQSKKCRILLAKLIHLLSTGDSFPPEEATTLFFSITKLFQHRDVALRQMVYLAIKELSATANDVIMVTSSIMKDVQAANDMIYKPNAIRALVRIIDASIVQGIERLMKTAIVDRHAAISSAALISSYHLLPIAKDIVRRWANETQEAVITQKSFPSSVHGSSLDSSSGSNYSPGISTMTQYHALGLLYHLRAHDRMALMKMIQQFSGTGSALRNANAIVMLIRYIAKIIDEDQSNTLRPQLYGYLEGWLRHKSDIVNLEAAKTILALPNVSEVEAHAAISVLQAFLGSPRTVSRFAAIRILNRFAMIKPQSVVACNIEIESLINDPSRSIATYAITTLLKTGTEASVDRLMSQISGFMNDISDEFKVIVVDAIRSLALKFPAKHGSMLTFLAGTLRDEGGITFKTAVVEALFDMIRFIPDSRDTALGHLCEFIEDCEFTELTVRILHLLGVEGPKTGNPTIYVRYIYNRVVLENSLIRAAAITALAQFALVDNAQIKDSIKVLLTRSLDDPTDEVRDRATLSLRLLGLQDQSVAKEFLRPTAKYSLPQLEHVLATYVSGGKEQFATPLDISSVPRLTEEQVRAQTLKNLKAQEEEQVKSKSSREGAAANAGSNAKGASGANGAGKNESADLQKSIDNAKYAQELQAIPEFQSYGPIFKSSSKIPLTESETEYVVTAVKHMFKEHLVIQYDVTNTFNEYVLENVIAEVQGELEEEFIIPIDRLVPDSTGTIYVSFARDSADLVTGTCYNNLKFVSKEIDPDTNEPQDGGFDDDYSLENLEILAGDYVTPSYIGNFQHQWDELASFESTGAYQLPGSSSIADATATLVSHLNMMALDGSDSPTSESTHTLKLFGKCITGEKVIALIQMVYRSANGVTLKIAARSENESIPELLTDSIGVL